The Sorghum bicolor cultivar BTx623 chromosome 6, Sorghum_bicolor_NCBIv3, whole genome shotgun sequence genome contains the following window.
CGTGAGCGTGCCCCGGAGCCCAGTCTCTGCGAGCTCGATGGACgtgacgtggccggcgccgtcgCAGGCCACGCCGGTCCAATTGCAGTGCGGCGGgaagccaccgccaccgccgcggcCATTGCCTGTCCCCACCGTCCAGCTGGACAGCGTGCCGTTCGGGTCGGCGGTGACGGCCTCCTTGAACGCCAGCAACGCCTCGAGATGCACGGACTCGGACGCGTCGGggacggcggccgccgccggcgccgccaagACTAGCACCGCTATTGCTAGCACCGCAGCGACATTTGACAGTGGAAAGCAAGAGCAAGTGTTCTTGCAGGATGCCATTCCACTTGCAATTTTACTATCTCCAAGGCACCATGTGATCCAATGTGGACTCTGACGAGTGACAAGCTTATAAAGACGAGCGCGGAGGCCGTGCCATCGCCATCGGCTACGGAGTGAACTGAAGTCAATGCATTTCCCATCGGCGTCAACCCGCGACGGAAGAGGGCGGTTTGACTTGGCATGTGGCGGGAATTATGCGAGAGGACGGGACCATGTGGTACGGACGAGGCGCTGCAGACATGCGAGCGATGCAGTGGTGAGACGCCGCGGTACTGTGACTGTGATTGCTCTGCAGGTATTCAGATACGGCTGCCGTGCCGACATGCTCGACGTGAATGGATACCGGAAAAAAACGCCAAAAATTCCTGCCAAACACTCCGGCGTGCGGCAGCTAGCGTCGTTTTTTGTTTAGCGTGGGCCACGAAGAAGAGATGAGGCTTCACCGTTTCGCTGCAGGTTGCAAAAGTTGAGTTCTATCAGTTCATCCTTGTGTTTGATGAGTTTTGAGTTCGGATTTCAGATTCAGGAAAACGTTAGGATGAAGTTCTGAACATTTTCAGTATCAGTGAAGCAACGGTGGGAGGTATTGGATGGATTTGCCTAGTCGCTTGCAGGAAGCATTGCCTATGTAGTCTGCAGGTCTCATCCAAGTTAAAAACGATGGTCGTCCTTGCAAGACAATTGTTTCTGAATTGCGAATGCGGCGATGTTAGCTTTATTGCTTCGTCGCAAAGCATGGATCACTCTGACCTCTTTTCCAATAAGAAACAATTTCATGGGTGTACAACAGGGTGGTCAGTAATCAATAGGAGCAAAATGCATCTTCTCATCTATCTAGGTCGCAGGGAAGACTTCGCAAAGGTACAAGGACAAGGCCCCGCTGGATATGCAGCATCACTTGTTCGTTGGACCATTCAGAAGCACGTACTCATGCTTGGCTAGAAACCAGGGCGATGGCCAAACTGGGCCCATGGTCAGCACCAACTTGCCGATGGGAAGGAGTGCTAGTTGGCTTCCACTGAAAACATCGTCTACTTGGTATTGACAACTCATGTTATTCTCCGATTCTCTCCGCTATCGATCTCACGTAAACAGAAAAAGCCTCCCGTGATGAAAGCTGCCGCGCCTGATGACAGATATCGCGGGCAGCTAGTATAGTGGTGTGGAGGCAAGCACTAAGCAGTAACCACCACGAGTGGCACTGAAGACGCACGAGCTGAAAAAACCAGCTCAAGTCACGGGCTCCGTTCAGACTTTAAACAATCCGGAGCCGTGCGCGGATGGTGCAAGGACGGGCGCACGCGATGCGTGCGTGGATTTTCGTCTCCAGCGACGCCACGGCGCGTCGCGGAAGGGAATCGCTTTGGCTTTTGGCATGCGGCCATGCGGGCGCGGGCGCAAGTTATTGCTTTGCTGGACGCTGCATGCAAGTTCGGCGCCTCCTGGTCCTGGCTGTAGATTGTAGGATGTGGCAGTGGTGCTGGGGTAGCTGTAGATGAGGTGTGAGAAGCGGAGAACGCGCAGGGCAGCCGCGTTTTCCCATCCCGTCCCGTGACGCCGACCCCGGTTGGACGTACGTGATCGAGGGAACGGCCGAAAAGGAAGAGGGCGTTCGCCGCGTCGGCGTCCGCGAGGCCTCGTGCTCTGCTCTCACGGCCTCACTCACATTTTCGCTATCGACCGTGGCCCGTGGGTGACTGGGGCGTGGCGTGGGATTATGAGATGAGATATCGTCCGTGGGTCTGTCGTCTGCGTGGGAGCCTGGGAGGCGCGCGGACAACACAACCCGGTGGCGGGCGCGGCGACGTGCTTGAAGCTTGGGGGGCGCTACCTGCCTAGGCGGGCCACGGTGCCCGGCCGGGTGTGGGTGGAACTGGCACGACCACGATGGTTGCTGCTCACTCAGAGCGAAGACCTGCCACCCACCACCAGTCATCGGGCCCAAAAGGCAAAAGCTGATGATGTTGGACGACGGACGGACGAATCCCATGCGCGACCTCGTGCCGGCCGGTTTCTGAAACGTGACGCGTCGCTCGACTCCGGAGAATCGCAGGTTGCATTGTGTACATACACGGACACGGCGCGGCGCCGCAGAATTATCGCGGAGCGCAGATGGATGGATGCTGGTGGATCGTGCCACAGTGGACGCCGCTTGGACCGGTAGTACATCATGGTTGGCTCATGGGTTGCCAGCAATGAACGACCCAGAACCAAAGCGATCGACCAGGCGATCGAGCACTCGAGCATGCCGACTCATGGGCGGCAGACGTTATCCACACGCTCTTCTTTTCCACGTTCACAAGGCTTTTCCGGCAGAagagacgagacgagacgagacgagacCCCTGACGGCCAGACCCCGTCAAACATCAAAATGCAAATCGGCAGTAATGTCACGGTCGTCCACCTCTATGCGAGACCACGCCCATGCTGTCACGCTATAAGCTATTACGGCATGCGTAGATCCAGAACATCGATCGTGACAAAACAAGGCAGACAATGAACCTCCTCGCAATACCACAAGATGCCGTTGCCGACTTGCCGTCCATCcatgatatatatatgctgaGGGGAGCCACTAGACATTAGAGTTCAACACTTCAACCCAAGACTCTCTCGTTGACACAGGCTGGCAGATGCCGTGCATGATCCATGCACATCCACAAAACCTGCGGTGGCATCCGGAAAAACTCGGCCCGTGGTGCTGACATGACAGCCCGCGTCAATCATCACCCACGTACTGTACTACGTGCGCGAGTACCATGGGCTCATGGACAGCGGGCCGGTGGTTGCAGTACGAATACCTACCAACCCACAAGGCTTTTAGCCCAAGAGTAGAAAACCTTGGATGGACGGGCCCTGCAGACGAGCCTCGACATGATGAGTGAGGCCCGTCGGTAATAAGCCCATTCCTTCCGCCTGCCACTGCCACGCGCTGCGCCTGCACGTGCACATTTCATTTCTCTCACGTGTCTGCCTCATGCGAGCACCGAGCAGTTGTCTGCCTCTCCTCGTCCCTGCCGGCTGCCGACTGCCGAGGGGAGATTCCGCGACGGGAGCGAGCAGGACACACGACACAGGGCCCCGCTGCTCCGGCCTCCCGTCGTGCGTGCCCCGCCGCGCCCATGCCTTGCGTATTGCGTTCGCGTCGCGAGCCGGGACGGCCGACGGTGGCCCAGCCCCCAGGCGCCACCGGATGGGGATGGGACGAGACACACATGGCATCTGGCATGGCAGTCTGGCGCCCCTTCCCCTTGTCAGATGCCACGCCATCGCCAGACTGCCCGCTCAAGTGTTGGTGAGCGGCGTGTGCAACTGCTGCTGGGAGACCGGAGCGCAGCGGCGCCATGCCTTGGCGACGTGCGGCAGCGACGAGTGACCCGCTCCGTGCCGTGCTGATGTGATCACGGGACGTGGCTCAACCACCCAGCTTTTGGACAGGTGACGGCAACAGAAAGTACAAGTACACTACAGTACTAGTATATCTGAACCACTCCGGTGTGCCCAACTACGCCGTCGACGTTTGCATACCAGCGGCCGCGGCGAGAGACAGCGGCGCCGGACCCGTCAGTTCACGTATACTCGTCACACACTCAGACTCCACAGTTAGGTGCTATCATTGCCTACCTTCTCCGCCTTAAACAATGCCAAAATCGACATTGCGAGCTTGCCAATGTGCATCCCGTGCTTGAAGAAGGTTAAACATGCCACTAGGAGGCAGATAGCATCAAGTCCCGAGACTCCGTGAGATCCCGATGTTTGTAATCCTGTGATCCTGTCAGGACAGAACGTTTTGCATCGACTGAACATGTATCAATTTGAAACATTTCAAATCCTGTTAAGCAGACAGACAGAAGAAAGGTATTGTAATCCTGTGATCCTGTCTGGACGGAACGTTTTGCATTTTAAAAATCTTTCGAGCAGCaggcggcagctcagtgcgggCAGGAGGACGCACAGCCCGGAATCTGCACGGATCACGAGGCCTCTATTCGAGTACCAACCCATTCCTCTGGGGCAGGGTAGCCGTAGCCGAGCCACTTCATCGGTTCATCCTATTCCGTCGTACTGCCAAGGACATGGAGAAATTTGAAAACTTTGTGACGAGTCGTGTCTCTTCTATAGTCCATCTACTGGAGTACGTAAACATCACTCTATACTTCAGTTGAAGTGATTGACACTGCATATTGATTAGTGCTTGGGTTTTGGAACAGAAGATGTGCTGTTCAAAGAGTAGGAGTAGCCGTAGCACGTAGCATGATGATTGATCTCTGGGGAGGATCAGAGTTACAGTTCGGAGAGGCAATTCAGATCTCACCAAAGTTTCTCTGGGAATTTCTTTGTTCAGATCCTAAAAACTGGACTAATAATATCGGCGCTATATTACAACGATCGGAAGCAAGGCGAGAAAATTAATACGGAGAAGAGagaaaacaacaacaaaaaaattcGAGACAAGGAGAATCCGATGCATTATTGCCAGCGTGGCCGCTGCCTAATCCTGTGGATCTCTCAGCACCATGGCCAGCTTCTCCGGCCTGTTCCTGCGGCCTGCTGCGACGTCCCTCTCCCTGTCGGCCTTCTTCTCCTTGGCCGGCGACGACGGCATGAACAGGTGCCCGAAGCCGAAGACATTGATCACCGGATCCACGCGTACATTGGCCGAGTAGGACCGCTCCATGCCCCTCGGCCGCGGAACACGACGCCCGATGCCCGCCGACGCCGGCGTGCTCGAGCAGCGCTCCAGGCCGCGGAACACCACGCGGCCGGACGCGCTCACGCGCGGGCTCTCCGCCGCCACCGCGGGCCGGGACGGACACGGACGAGAGGGCCCGCGCGGCCGCCACGGCCCCGCGCCCGCGCGAGGGTTCCTGTAGGAGTCCGAGGAGGAcgccgaggacgaggacgaggacgaggcgcGGGTCAGGAGCGGGAGCACGCTCGCCGCCGCTGGCTCCTGCCGCTTCAGACGAACCTGCGCGTCCGCTGCGGCGGCAGCGCTGACGTTGTCGCCGGTAGATCTTGTCCTGGACATGAGGTGGAGGAGGTTCGCCACGGGTGCCGACCGCGTCCGCAGCGGGGAACACGACGACGGCGCCGGCGGGCGGCGCGCGTTCTTGCCCGAGTCGACTGAGGACGccgacgaggacgacgaggagtCCCGCGAGAGGAGCGGCCGGAAATGCGTCTCCCGTCGCGCGTTCAGATACCCATCCGCCGCGCACTTGctggcgtcgccgccgccgcggccgctggCAGCCTTGGGTTTCCTGGAGCTGGACACGAGGAGGAGTAGGTCGCGCCACCGGCGCCCAGCGCATCGCGGGGCACGAGGGGACGTCGGCTCGGACGCGGGCTCCTCGACCTCCAGGCACGGCGGAGGGGAGCAGGGCGCAGATGCGGGCGCCGGTCGGTGTAAAGGCACGAGCTTCCCGCCGGAGAAGAGCTCGTCGGCAGCCGAGAGCGCTGCCGCGGCGGCTGGCACGACGTGGAACTCGAACTCGTCGACGTCAGCCTCAACCGGAGCCGCTGCCGACAGTGGAGCGACGGGGCAGTGGAACGTGAAGGGATCCGGCGAGGTCACCGCTGCGGCTGCCATTACCGGGGGCGGCGGGGCATGAACGCGTGAGGTGAGGTGGCGAGCGGCAACTTTAAACTCGTGCGAGCGGCAGAGACGAGGAGAAGGAGAGCAGTTGGTTTTggttcggcggcggcggtggccggtGGCGAGCCAGCGCGGAGTAGTTAGCTCCACCGTGTCACGGAAAGTTCCCAAGATATATGGGCGGTTTCGGGCTACCGGGTCCAACGCGCCGCCCGGGCGGACAACCCGAACCCGGGAACAGAGTATACGAGGCAACCCGCGGGCAACGAATCAAACGCTGCCCGGCGCCATTAGAGGCTTGCCGAGCGATAAGATATACGGTGATGGGTGATGCCCCGAATCGAACAGCGATCCAGCATCCGGTTGCAGCTTGTGCGTTTGCGTCTCAGTTATTAGTGCGAACAGGACGCTGCTTACTTGCACTGATCGTGATTACTtctcttagagcatctctaagagctTGGCTAAACTTAGTAGTCAAATTctaatgtttagccattttgtaaaatagataacttcttaaaaaagaaaaggttcacaacagccttgctatcagatagctagtgccagtggttggctatatatggccagcGAAAATTAAGGgatagcaaactttctattttacaaaaccaaatagcacatctgttggagcctatTTTTCTACTATAGAAGTTCTAAAGGGCCTCCATAACAAGAatagcaaaactgttggagttgctcttactcGCTACTACAGTACAAGAGCGGGCCAATTGGACAATTACTGCTTAGATTTGACATTTCCGAACCTGcctttagagcaactccaacaggtaTGTTATTTATGTTGTCTaggctatttttacatttttaaagtaaaaattaaactccaacagatatgctatctggtttgctaaaataacaAGTTTGTTATtcctaaactttcgcttgtcatatatagcatgccgtcctcactagctatcctatacaaaggctgttgtggaactctatgctttgagtgagttttttattttacataatggctaaatcttgtagtttagaatataattttacctattctcttggagatgctcttagaaaaggaaaaagagtttcctttatttatttatgagcCATGCCAAATCCATCAACTATTTAGAAATATTTTTCTTTCAAAATAAATTAGTAGACAATATTTTCAGCTAagcggccttgtttacttccacccaaaaactcaaattttttcaagattccctgtcacatcgaatctttagacgcattcattgagtattaaatatagacgaaaataaaaactaattgcacagtttggtcgaaattaacgagatgaattttttaaacctagttagcctatggttaaacaataattatcacaaacaaacgaaagtgctacattgtcGCGAAATATTTcccttcgcgaactaaacaaggcataagtGTGTGTGGCTATGGCGTGACTTTTGGTCGAGTGATGGAAATGCGATTCTGACGAGCAGCATGCTGTTGCATACTGTCTGATTGTCATGTGAGCTGCGCGGCACGCAGAGGACAAACATTCCGGTTAGTTAGGGTGGGAGCGCATCAATCATCACGACAGATGATACATCTCGTCGGCCTGATTACATGGGAATTGCACATGATATGAGTCTCGGCAGCCTAAACCGCACGCACTGCAGGATTTAATTCAGTGAGCCCATGCGCATTATACTAGTGGTACTCTGTATACTACCGAATACTGATCTCCATGACATAACCTTGATTTGATCATGGAGCTGAATACATTTCGCGGGGGAGATTTTGTCATCGCGGAAAATTCAGAGCGTATATGGATCGACCAGCGTCTTTCTGACGTAATTCAGGAGACAGGCAATAATAAACGCGTACTGAAGACGACTGCTACACGACCTGGGACGCCCGCTTCGCGCATGAGTTTTGCAGAAAATTCATCAGATGGAGAAACGGCCGTCTGAGATCCTAAATAATCAAGAAGTTGCTCCCAATTTGGTTACCTGTGGACAGTTACAATAATCTATCTACTAGCTTAATGAGATTGGCTCGCCTATCTCCTCTCATCGATCGGCTTGGTGCAACAAGGTTGCCAAAAGACAAAAGGAAAGACATCTAGAGCTACTAGACACCATTAGTCTCCTTTACCTGCCCATCAATCAGAACTACTCTACTACCATACCTACTGAATCAGTCAGGTACAGGCAGCAACATTAGAGAAACGCACTTCTTGGTACCATGCATGTCTCCGAACTCTAACCATCTCTTTTGTCATCGATCGTTTTATCATCAAAAAAAGGTAACAAAAACTGTACTCACGAGTCACGACGTCCCTTATTCTCTGATGTCATTCCATGCGGGCACAAAAGATCGAAAAGCTCAAGTAGAGACAGTGCCCACCCAATTCTGTCATGCACCATCCATCAGCCTCTGTGGAGTGGAGGCAAAGGCATGTGAGGGCTATGAGTGAAAAGATGCCCTGCCGTTTGGCACCCTGTGGGCTGTGGCTGCCCAGTGGCAAGAAACCAAGCTATTTGAGGCCGTTTGGAACATGGCCTAGGAGCTTATTAGCTGCCTATCAATGGCGACTTTGCTAAAGATTTCTCTCTCTGTTTATTCTATGTACAGTGCCTCATGAAAGGCCGAGAGAAAGAGAGGGCAGTATAATGTCCTGACGAAGAATGTTGGCGGACAAGGGCAACAGCAATCAGCGAAGGGCCCCCCCTGCGGCAATCATTTCCACCAGAGTGTTTTCTGTTTTCTGTCCCTAAAAAGCAGTGAACTAGCGAACTAGGAATCGAGTACTCCTCTTCAAGCCCTGTTTGGGTACTTTAGCAACTACATAACTATATcaattaatatatcatcaactaactaggctttaaaatttgtctcacaaaatacatgtaaactgtataattaattatttatatttatatttaatgcttcat
Protein-coding sequences here:
- the LOC8074716 gene encoding uncharacterized protein LOC8074716, producing the protein MAAAAVTSPDPFTFHCPVAPLSAAAPVEADVDEFEFHVVPAAAAALSAADELFSGGKLVPLHRPAPASAPCSPPPCLEVEEPASEPTSPRAPRCAGRRWRDLLLLVSSSRKPKAASGRGGGDASKCAADGYLNARRETHFRPLLSRDSSSSSSASSVDSGKNARRPPAPSSCSPLRTRSAPVANLLHLMSRTRSTGDNVSAAAAADAQVRLKRQEPAAASVLPLLTRASSSSSSSASSSDSYRNPRAGAGPWRPRGPSRPCPSRPAVAAESPRVSASGRVVFRGLERCSSTPASAGIGRRVPRPRGMERSYSANVRVDPVINVFGFGHLFMPSSPAKEKKADRERDVAAGRRNRPEKLAMVLRDPQD